The Chitinophaga sp. Cy-1792 genome contains the following window.
GCTATATATACGAACTAGATTGAAACCCACGTAGCATGATTACTTTCGGAAAAACAATAAGGCTCTTTTTACCTGATGGAACGACCAATGGATTGACCACTGCAGAGCTTAGTAACTGGACAGGCATTGGTATAAAGGTTCCCCGCATTAAAATCAGGGATTATAACGCACGTACTGAATTTCAAAAACCAGGTGTTTATATTTTATTTGGTAAAGATGGTAATAATGAAGATGCTGCCTATATAGGTGAAGCAGAAGTTGTTGCTGAGCGATTAGCGCAACATATCGTCAATAAAGATTTTTGGAACGAAGCCGTATTTTTTGTTAGCAAGGATAAATATTTAAATAAAGCTAGTGTGAAATACCTGGAAAGCCGGTTGTATGAAATAGCTGTTTCAGCTGGGCGTTTTGCCATCAGTCAGAATACGCCTGCCAGGCCCGAATTGTCGGAAGCAGAACAGGCGGAGTTAGAGGAGTTTCTGTCTAATGTAAGAATACTGACGGCTTCACTTGGTTATAAGATATTCGAATTATTAATAGAAACAGTTGAACAGGGAACTACCAGACAACAACTTTTCTATTGTAAAAATGGTGCTGGTGCCAGTAGCATAGGAAGCCCTTCAACAGAAGGCTTTATTGTTTACAAAGACTCTCTGCTTCTCATTGCAGCACAACAATCCCTTAGCGAGAGTATTCGTCTTGAAAGGCAAAAAATGCTGAGTGAAGGAATATTGGTTGTAGAAGGAGCATTCTATAAACTCACAAAGGATTATATTTTTACTTCTTCTTCGCGTGCAGCAGCTGCAACACTTTCCAGGTCTTCCAGTGGCCCGATAGAATGGAAAACCGCCGATGGAATACAACTAAAATCTTTTGAGAGCTAATTTTTGAATATTGAAATCCGTTGTATTTGCAATGGATTTCATCTTTGTAAATAGCCTATATAAAAGTTTGTATCAGGTACTTCCTTATTCCTCCTCCTCTTCCCACCCTTCCGCATCTTCCTCCATCCTCTCCGCAAACTCCTCCCAATTCAAATACCAGTTTGCACTTGGCCATGTCGGGTCTGTTTCTGCCTGCCCTATCCAGGTAAGATGTATTACAACAAATTTAATATTCCCTTTACCTATGGCATAAAAGAGTACATCATCGTTGCGCTCATCCCGTGCGAGGGCATAGAATCTATAGTTTGCATACGGGTGGTGACTGAATTGTTTTTTTCTTCTGAATAACCTGATTTCTTTTTCCAGCTCTTCTTCCAAATCCATTTTAGTCTCCACTGTTATTGTTGTCCAGACGGAATGAACAAAAGGAAGCACATCTTCAGTTAAGCTACTAAAGATATTGAAGTAGTTGGAGCCGACTACATGAACCGTAATTTCATCCGGGAATTCAGGGATGTCATGAATAGAATAGCCACCGGACGCATGTAGGAAGCAACCATTTTCTAATTGAATGTTCAGGCCTAAGTCTGTTATTTCAAAATTATGTGTACCATGGCAGTCTCTAAAGATACGTTGGTAGCGAAAATAGGAACCGTTAGGTGTGAGAATGCCGCCGACCACGCCCATTGATGCATCTATATTCTTCAACGCTATGGTGCCTAATGCTGTGGTATGGGAATACAGTGTCGCTTTCATGCTGCAAAAATATAACGTTATATCGACAGTATTACATCATATCCCTGGCGATGATACGGAGTGCACCGGCCTGTTATACACTGATTTCCATTACTTATCATGCGCGAAATTTTCTTGAATAAAAAATACTTCCGGCTATATTAATTTCCACATAAATATTTTTACTTTCAAGGTGACGCCAGGCATCAATGGATGTATGATCTGGCGAATTTGAGCTGCAGTCCCCATTAATTACACAGCAAACCAGGAATTATCGTAAAGACTAGCCAGGTAAAGCCAGTAAGAATAACGAAATCTGTTCCACGAGACACTTTTTCTTCAGTGCCAGCATAATACAGGAGAAGTATGAACCAAAATAAGCCAACAATCATTCAATTATCTATTGCTGTTTTAGTTTGCGTTTTATCATTCGGATGTTTCCACACATCAGGACATTCAGGTGGTGACTGCGAAAAGTCTTTCAGGAAGGCAAATGACTTCTTTAATAAGTATTATATGACAGGGAATAGTGCACTATTAGATTCCTCCCTGCATATTATTGATGAAGAGATTCATTTCTGTTCACGGTATAAAGTTCGTATGGGAAATATGGCAATAAGAATCTTTATCCTCCAGAAAAAAGGAGAACGTGGATTGCGCTTTGTAGACTCCTTAGACGCCAATACTTTTTCAAAGATTTACCAGAAAGATATTTACCGGGATGTCTTTATAGCCATGGATGCTGAAAAGACTGGTAATTTGGAGAAAAGAGATCTTGCATATCAACATTCACTGGATGAAATTAGTAATTATGTGACCTTACATCCGGAGAACAAGGAAGCTATTGCTGATTTGTTCTATTTGAAAATAAAATTAGAAGATCAGGAAAAAGTAGTGAGTGAAATAAAGCGATATATGGTTAGTTCCGCTATTAAAGATAGTGTCTTCTGGGAAGGGTTGATGAATACAGTGAGAAGCATTCCCCAATAATATTGCCATTGATTACCTGAGCATTTGATTAAATCAATTAATCCCTATGTCATATAAATGGATTTTCATTAGCACCTATAAATATTACGCTAGATACCGTGATCGGTCGCCACGTTTTGCCGCTACGGTGGTTGTTTCCATGGGGCAGTTTTTTCTCTTTTTTTTATTGTTTGTAGCCCTGAAAAGGATAGGTTTCGATGTCTTTAGGTATATACCCAATAATTATTATGTCATTCCGGTTATGCCCATCTGGATATTGCTTGTAAACAGAATTTACAGCGAAGAAAAGATAGAAAGATTATTAGTTGAATTCAATAGTTTTCCAGACCATACCAGAAAATTTTGGGCGGTGGTAAGCGTCTGTGCATATGCCGCGCCGTTAATTTTGAGTATGCTCCTCTTAGTAAAATAGCATTAATATTTATCTGAATCATATGTTTGATTTCATGTTTTGGTTTTTGTACAAATACTTCGAAAAGAAGAATGGATATAAATCTGTTTTTCAGCCAGCTACTTTTGTAACACTATCTGTTGGTCTTTTTATCGCATTGGGATTTGCCTTAATCAGACTTTTCACAGGCTGGTATGTTGGTTCTTTTAGCAGAGATTATGAAACAAATAAGTTATGCCTCGCTCCATTTGTGCTTGGCTTCCTTGCGGTATTATACTTTTTGTATTTTAAGCCACAGGCCGCGCGTATTCTCTTGAAATATCAGGAAAGAGAATGGAATACAACAGCTAATAAATTAGTAGTACTGGCCTTATTAATTGTACCATTAGTACTTACCATGGTAATTACAAATGTTGCCGTTCATTTGTGGCAGCGCACATAAGTTATTTTACTTCCCCTTCGCTACCGTCGATTCCCTGATTATCAACCTCGTAGCCAGTTGCGTTGTTGGTGCTTTCTTAATACTATAATCATTTTTCACTTTTGCATTTAGCTCTTGCAGCAGCATTTCCGCTGCTGTCCGGCCTATTTCTGCCGTGGGTTGTGCGACGGTGGTGAGTCCGGGTGATACCAGGCCGGCAGAAAAATCATTGCTGAAGCCGATGATGGCAATATCCTGCGGGATGCGTAGTCCTTTTGCTTTCACTACTTCCATGGCTGCGATAGCGGTAGGGTCGTTGATGGCAAAGAGCGCATCCGGTGGCGTTTCCAGCTCCAGGAAATGTTTCATGTAGATTTTTACTTTTTCTATAGTAAGATCATAGGATAATACCAGGTCTGGATTATAGGGGATACCATGTTTTTTGAGTGCGTCGAGGTAGCCTTGTCTGCGGAGCCTTGAGTTTACCAGTGCATCGGGTCCTGCCAGGTGGGCAATACGTTTACGTCCAATGCCGATCAGGTGCTCTACTGCCTGGAAGGCGGCCTCATAATCATTTACAATAACACTGGGTACGTTCATGTCTTCCGGCACGCGGTTGAAAAATACCAGCGGCACGCCTCTTCGTTGTGCCAGCGTGAAATGGTCGAAGTTCCTGGTTTCTTTGGTATGGGAAACGATAATCCCGTCTACGCGATAGGAGAGTAATAACTTCATGTTATCGACTTCTGTTTCATAAGATTCATTTTGCTGGCAGATGACCACATTATAACCTGCAGCCTGCATTACATCCTGCACACCTACAATTACACTCGGGAAGTAGGTAGACATAAACTCTGGCACCATAATGCCTACTGTATGGGTGGTATGCTTGCTAAAGCCCAATGCCAGCGAATTCCGCTGGTACTCCATGGTGGCCGCCAATTCCATCACCGCTTTTCGTGTATGCTCCTTTACGTTGGGATGCCCTGTGAGTGCCCGCGAAACGGTCGATTTAGAGATGTTTAACTGCTTCGCGATGTCGATAATAGTCGTGTATTTCGATTTCATACGTGGATATTTAAGGCTTTCTATTCCAAAAATAATCATTTGGGAACTATCCCAAAAAAATGGGACTGTTCCCATGAAAAATATTTCCCAAAATATTTTGCGCGCTCAGATTCTTTAACAAAATTGGGATCGATTTATTCCATGTTTATCGTTCACAGACGGCTGGTGCATCACCTGTCTGCCAACAACCAAAAACAGATCGCAGGACATTAAAACAAGCAGTGTTGCGTACACTGTTAGTCAATCTATCCCGACAAACACCAAGATCCACAGTTATGAATAAACGATTCATTCAATTACTGGGAATGTTCCCAATTCTCCTTGTCCCAATGCTGGCCTTCGGCCAGCAGCTGACGGTGAAAGGTAAGGTAACCGGCGCTGAAAGCGGAGAAACGCTGCCGGGAGTAACCGTCAGAGTAAAAGGGGGCGCCGAAGGGGCTGTAACCGGTGTAGATGGCAGGTATTCACTAACGACCAGTCATGCCAATGCCATCCTCGTATTCACCTTTACCGGCTATACGACGCAGGAAATACCTGTAAACAATCGTAATGTAGTTGATGTAGTATTGCAGACAACCAACAAAGACCTGGACGAAGTAGTGGTGGTAGGTTACGGCACCCAGCAAAAAGCCGCTGTAGCCGGTGCCATCACCTCCGTGAAAACAGCGGACCTGAAACAGACACCTATTTCCAACGTAGTACAAGGCCTCCAGGGGCGTGTATCCGGTGTGCAGATCACACAAAACTCAGCAGCACCAGGTGGCAGCATCAGCATGCGTATCCGTGGTGTAAACTCCATCAACGGTACTTCTGAACCACTGTACGTAGTAGATGGTGTGCAGCTATCCAACTCCGGGGGCGTAAATGACATCAGCTCCCTTTCTATTATCAATCCAAACGATATTGAATCTGTATCTGTACTGAAAGATGCTTCTGCTACAGCTATCTATGGTGCCCGTGGCGCCAACGGCGTTGTACTCATCACCACCAAACGCGGGAAGGCCGGCAAAACCATCGTGAGCTATGATGGCTATTACGGTGTACAAAGCGTTACCAGGCGTATGGATATGATGAATGCATCTCAATTTGCAGCGCTGGAAAATGAAGTCTATAAAACTACTGTATACGCTAATCCTGAAACGTTGGGACAGGGCGTCAACTGGCAGGACATGATCTTCCGCGATGCACCCATGCAAAATCACCAGGTGACAGTAAGCGGAGGAAATGAGAAGACCCAGTTTGCGCTCTCCGGCAATTACTTTAAACAGGATGGTATCGTTATCAGCTCTGATTTCACCCGCTACTCCTTCCGCCTCAACTTCGACCATCGGGTGAGCAATGCAGTGAAAGTAGGCGCCAGCGTGCTTACCAGCTATGTAGTCAATAACAGTATACCTACCGGTTCTTCCAGTATTGATGCAGGCGCTGTTACGGCCAGCATCATCGGAGCTGCCATGGGCGCACCTCCTACATTGAAAGCCTACGACGATAACGGTGCCATTCTGCCCTTCGGCGACCAGATGAACGGACGCTACCGGGAAGTGGTAAATCCGGTGGGCTTATCAAAAATTCTGAACAGAGATAAAATCAATCGCACGATAGGAAGTTTGTATGCAGAAATCACTCCGCTGAAAGGATTGACCTACCGCGCCAACTTCAACCCGATTATTTCCTCTTCATTAAATGACTATTATTCTCCCCGTTCTATTATGAATAGCGGCGACCTGGCCGGCGGTGGAGGTTCTGCGGCGA
Protein-coding sequences here:
- a CDS encoding GIY-YIG nuclease family protein; this encodes MITFGKTIRLFLPDGTTNGLTTAELSNWTGIGIKVPRIKIRDYNARTEFQKPGVYILFGKDGNNEDAAYIGEAEVVAERLAQHIVNKDFWNEAVFFVSKDKYLNKASVKYLESRLYEIAVSAGRFAISQNTPARPELSEAEQAELEEFLSNVRILTASLGYKIFELLIETVEQGTTRQQLFYCKNGAGASSIGSPSTEGFIVYKDSLLLIAAQQSLSESIRLERQKMLSEGILVVEGAFYKLTKDYIFTSSSRAAAATLSRSSSGPIEWKTADGIQLKSFES
- a CDS encoding LacI family DNA-binding transcriptional regulator — translated: MKSKYTTIIDIAKQLNISKSTVSRALTGHPNVKEHTRKAVMELAATMEYQRNSLALGFSKHTTHTVGIMVPEFMSTYFPSVIVGVQDVMQAAGYNVVICQQNESYETEVDNMKLLLSYRVDGIIVSHTKETRNFDHFTLAQRRGVPLVFFNRVPEDMNVPSVIVNDYEAAFQAVEHLIGIGRKRIAHLAGPDALVNSRLRRQGYLDALKKHGIPYNPDLVLSYDLTIEKVKIYMKHFLELETPPDALFAINDPTAIAAMEVVKAKGLRIPQDIAIIGFSNDFSAGLVSPGLTTVAQPTAEIGRTAAEMLLQELNAKVKNDYSIKKAPTTQLATRLIIRESTVAKGK